From a region of the Williamsia phyllosphaerae genome:
- a CDS encoding AfsR/SARP family transcriptional regulator, with product MEYRLLGHMVVRADGRDLSVGGIKQRAVLAILLLNAGSSVDLDTLVDLVWDDTPPAKPISSVRAYIANLRRAFADADPMGAQALMTDTTGYRLDVAADELDTTTFERLTTEGREALTVGEAARAEESLRIALDLWRGPALADFRDHRFADAAVHRFSALRTMAAEGLYEAGLQLGRDAELIPGLEEQVRIDPLHERLWGQLMVALYRSGRRAEALATYQRARTVLDDELGVAPGAALEHLRREIAKESTGLDFTPLRMELRTAVVDTPRNHRIVGRDRELSVLADLVAATPRGRGAMTVIRGDSGTGKSSMAAAVVDDAVEQGFVFAWSTQTDGIREPPMWTWVHIVDRLVEHAHPDAVTRATAFAPDLLSARRPGSVLPEPDSAVASRFEDAEKIATVIAMLIGTTPTVLVLDDLHRADRPTRAVLEVVSHRLRELPLLIVVTWQDAGPDRPLRPKAFDRLLSRSDTVTIRLGPLAPEAVGELVAVETRVRAHPDLVAAVHDRTGGNPFHTRELARLLHAGGHLDADTRRIDIDVPPDAVAGVVRRRLAGLPRRTRDALGIGALLGVVVESAFLAGVLGLSDSELRERLGPACRIGVLTPSAQTPQRYWFTHAVIRHVSAEELPAERREWGHARIAAAYAARADVGAYDQTIAAADHAWRAGAQLPPEVAANLIDRALQHSVTRAEYQDIADLTEHALDMAQRLPPGDSRLEREARHWMQRASVLAVLKGHTSADAEQALARAFEVGSAMSATSLFTSAVALRCAMLVGTAGYREATALGEKLIATFDVDGDPAAGAAGFYVRAVVELMRGEPAAAVRTVERLQTQVPPVPARDNLLLFDVRAFGVAALAHATLGDAATGRAMAHNGIQLARARSNAFAEAIISVNALQVNAFCGVVPGTAAEAEELIGMLNRAGAVDLLGSTQIIAGWARGMAVGGPDTTAAIRQGLALHTAGGMRIFAPFYLRLLAEVENAHGHVNDARASNQQAELLARATGEMAWERRPSVNRVSRSTDGRVVDGHFSGSAG from the coding sequence GTGGAGTACCGACTTCTCGGACACATGGTGGTGCGCGCCGACGGGCGTGATCTCTCCGTGGGCGGGATCAAGCAACGGGCGGTACTCGCGATCCTGCTGCTCAACGCCGGGTCGAGCGTCGACCTCGACACCCTCGTCGACCTGGTGTGGGACGACACCCCGCCGGCCAAGCCGATCTCCTCGGTCCGCGCCTACATCGCGAACCTGCGCCGGGCCTTCGCCGACGCAGACCCGATGGGCGCGCAGGCGCTGATGACGGACACGACCGGCTACCGCCTCGACGTCGCCGCCGATGAGTTGGACACCACGACATTCGAACGCCTCACGACCGAGGGTCGAGAGGCGCTCACCGTCGGTGAGGCCGCCCGGGCGGAGGAGTCCCTCCGCATCGCGCTCGACCTGTGGCGCGGGCCCGCACTGGCCGACTTCCGCGATCACCGCTTCGCCGACGCGGCGGTCCACCGGTTCAGCGCGCTACGCACGATGGCCGCCGAGGGGCTCTACGAGGCCGGACTGCAGCTCGGCCGCGACGCCGAGTTGATCCCGGGGCTCGAGGAGCAGGTGCGCATCGATCCGCTGCACGAACGACTGTGGGGCCAGCTGATGGTCGCGCTGTACCGATCCGGCCGACGCGCGGAGGCGCTGGCGACGTACCAGCGTGCCCGGACGGTGCTCGATGACGAGCTCGGTGTCGCGCCGGGAGCGGCGCTCGAGCACCTGCGGCGTGAGATCGCCAAGGAATCCACCGGGCTCGACTTCACGCCGCTGCGCATGGAGCTGCGGACCGCGGTGGTCGACACCCCGCGCAACCACCGGATCGTCGGGCGCGACCGCGAGTTGTCGGTGCTCGCCGACCTGGTGGCGGCCACGCCCCGCGGGCGCGGCGCGATGACCGTCATCCGTGGTGACTCCGGCACCGGCAAGTCCTCGATGGCCGCAGCCGTGGTCGACGACGCCGTCGAACAGGGTTTCGTCTTCGCGTGGTCGACCCAGACCGACGGCATCCGCGAACCGCCCATGTGGACCTGGGTGCACATCGTCGACCGACTCGTCGAACACGCCCACCCCGACGCCGTCACCCGTGCGACGGCGTTCGCTCCCGACCTCCTCTCGGCGCGGCGTCCGGGATCGGTCCTCCCGGAGCCGGATTCGGCGGTGGCGTCACGTTTCGAGGACGCCGAGAAGATCGCGACCGTGATCGCCATGCTCATCGGGACCACGCCGACCGTCCTGGTCCTCGACGACCTGCACCGCGCGGACCGGCCGACCCGCGCGGTGCTAGAGGTGGTGTCACACCGTCTCCGCGAGCTCCCCCTGCTCATCGTGGTCACCTGGCAGGACGCGGGCCCGGATCGGCCCCTGCGCCCCAAGGCATTCGACCGCCTGTTGAGCAGGTCCGACACCGTGACCATCCGGTTGGGGCCGCTCGCGCCCGAGGCCGTCGGCGAGCTGGTCGCCGTCGAGACCCGGGTACGAGCGCATCCTGATCTGGTCGCGGCCGTCCACGACCGGACCGGGGGCAACCCGTTCCACACCCGCGAACTGGCGCGGTTGCTCCATGCCGGTGGACACCTCGACGCCGACACCCGGCGAATCGACATCGACGTCCCGCCGGACGCGGTGGCAGGGGTGGTACGTCGACGCCTGGCCGGACTGCCGCGCCGCACCCGGGATGCGTTGGGCATCGGTGCACTGCTCGGGGTCGTCGTCGAGTCGGCGTTTCTCGCCGGGGTGCTCGGCCTCAGCGACTCCGAACTCCGCGAGCGCCTGGGTCCGGCGTGTCGGATCGGGGTTCTCACCCCGAGTGCGCAGACACCGCAACGCTATTGGTTCACCCACGCGGTGATCCGGCACGTGTCCGCCGAGGAGCTGCCCGCCGAGCGCCGCGAGTGGGGCCACGCGCGGATCGCCGCTGCGTACGCCGCACGGGCCGACGTCGGTGCCTACGACCAGACGATCGCCGCGGCCGACCACGCGTGGCGCGCCGGAGCGCAGCTACCGCCCGAGGTCGCGGCGAATCTCATCGACCGCGCGCTGCAGCACTCGGTGACACGCGCCGAGTACCAGGACATCGCCGATCTCACCGAACACGCCCTCGACATGGCGCAACGGTTGCCGCCCGGTGATTCCCGGCTCGAGCGCGAGGCCCGACACTGGATGCAGCGCGCATCGGTGCTCGCCGTTCTCAAGGGGCACACGTCGGCCGACGCCGAGCAGGCTCTGGCGCGGGCGTTCGAGGTCGGGTCGGCGATGTCGGCGACATCGTTGTTCACCTCCGCGGTCGCGCTGCGCTGCGCGATGCTGGTGGGCACCGCCGGGTATCGCGAGGCCACCGCGCTCGGCGAGAAACTCATCGCGACGTTCGACGTCGACGGCGATCCGGCGGCCGGCGCCGCCGGGTTCTACGTCCGTGCGGTCGTCGAACTGATGCGCGGGGAACCCGCCGCGGCGGTGCGCACCGTCGAACGCCTGCAGACCCAGGTGCCCCCGGTGCCCGCGCGCGACAATCTGCTGCTGTTCGACGTCCGCGCATTCGGTGTCGCGGCTCTGGCCCACGCCACGCTGGGGGATGCTGCGACGGGCCGAGCGATGGCGCACAACGGGATACAGCTGGCCCGGGCCCGATCGAACGCATTCGCCGAGGCGATCATCTCCGTGAACGCGTTGCAGGTCAACGCGTTCTGTGGCGTGGTGCCCGGTACCGCCGCCGAGGCCGAGGAGCTGATCGGGATGCTGAACCGGGCCGGCGCGGTGGACCTTCTCGGGTCGACGCAGATCATCGCCGGGTGGGCGCGTGGGATGGCCGTGGGCGGGCCGGACACGACCGCGGCGATCCGTCAGGGCCTGGCGCTGCACACCGCGGGCGGCATGCGAATCTTCGCGCCGTTCTACCTCCGGCTGCTGGCCGAGGTCGAGAACGCGCACGGCCACGTCAACGATGCCCGCGCCTCGAACCAACAAGCCGAGCTCCTCGCGCGCGCCACCGGCGAGATGGCATGGGAGAGGCGTCCGTCGGTGAACCGGGTGTCACGGTCCACCGACGGACGCGTCGTCGACGGTCACTTCTCCGGCAGTGCCGGTTGA